The following proteins come from a genomic window of Calditrichota bacterium:
- a CDS encoding N-acetyltransferase produces the protein HTPPYYQGFIEKYGFTKAMDLWAWYMDANNMPFSNRVFRAVDYLKKRSRFTFRPINKKDFKNEVAKVKIIYNKAWEKNWGFVPLTDHEIDHIAEELVQIIDEDLVYFAELDGEPIGFSLACPDINQALIKLNGRLFPFGIFKLLYHARKIDRLRVIIMGVLPEYRHLGIDSIFYVETYRRALEKGYHWGEFSWILEINDPMNTALKNIGAKIYKTYRIYEKKIK, from the coding sequence CACACCCCGCCGTATTATCAGGGTTTCATTGAAAAATACGGTTTCACGAAAGCCATGGATCTCTGGGCCTGGTACATGGACGCCAACAACATGCCTTTTTCCAACCGCGTATTTCGGGCCGTTGATTATTTGAAAAAGCGCAGCCGATTTACCTTTCGGCCCATCAATAAAAAAGACTTCAAAAACGAAGTTGCCAAAGTCAAAATTATTTACAATAAAGCCTGGGAGAAGAACTGGGGCTTTGTGCCGCTAACGGATCACGAAATCGATCATATTGCCGAAGAATTGGTGCAAATCATCGATGAAGACCTGGTCTATTTTGCCGAGCTGGATGGCGAGCCGATCGGTTTTTCTCTGGCGTGTCCGGATATCAACCAGGCGCTGATAAAACTGAACGGACGGCTTTTTCCGTTCGGCATTTTTAAGCTGCTCTATCATGCGAGAAAAATCGATCGTCTTCGCGTGATCATTATGGGGGTGCTGCCGGAGTACCGGCATCTGGGAATCGACTCTATTTTTTACGTCGAGACTTACCGCCGCGCTCTGGAGAAAGGTTACCATTGGGGAGAGTTTTCCTGGATACTGGAAATCAACGACCCCATGAACACAGCGCTGAAAAATATCGGCGCGAAAATTTACAAGACGTATCGCATTTACGAGAAAAAAATCAAATAG